AATGTTCATCAAGGTTGATGATCATACAGGTAGTTACTGTTGTGTAGTGTTCATCAAGGTTGATGATCATACAGGTAGTTACTGTTGTGTAATGTTCATCAAGGTTGATGATCATACAGGTAGTTAGTGTTGTGTAATGTTCATCAAGGTTGATGATCATACAGGTAGTTACTGTTGTGTAATGTTCATCAAGGTTGATGATCATACAGGTAGTTACTGTTGTGTAGTGTTCATCAAGGTTGATAATCATACAGGTAGTTACTGTTGTGTAATGTTCATCAAGGTTGATGATCATACAGGTAGTTACTGTTGTGTAGTGTTCATCAAGGTTGATGATCATACAGGTAGTTACTGTTGTGTAATGTTCATCAAGGTTGATGATCATACAGGTAGTTACTGTTGTGTAATGTTCATCAAGGTTGATGATCATACAGGTAGTTACTGTTGTGTAATGTTCATCAAGGTTGATGATCATACAGGTAGTTAGTGTTGTGTAATGTTCATCAAGGTTGATGATCATACAGGTAGTTACTGTTGTGTAGTGTTCATCAAGGTTGATGATCATACAGGTAGTTACTGTTGTGTAGTGTTCATCAAGGTTGATGATCATACAGGTAGTTACTGTTGTGTAGTGTTCATCAAGGTTGATGATCATACAGGTAGTTACTGTTGTGTAGTGTTCATCAAGGTTGATGATCATACAGGTAGTTACTGTTGTGTAATGTTCATCAAGGTTGATGATCATACAGGTAGTTACTGTTGTGTAATGTTCATCAAGGTTGATGATCATACAGGCAGTTACTGTTGTGTAATGTTCATCAAGGTTGATGATCATACAGGTAGTTACTGTTGTGTAATGTTCGTCAAGGTTGAAAGTTTCGATGATCATACAGGCAGTTACTGTTGTGTAATGTTCATCAAGGTTGATGATCATACAGGTAGTTACTGTTGTGTAATGTTCATCAAGGTTGATGATCATACAGGTAGTTACTGTTGTGTAGTGTTCATCAAGGTTGATGATCATACAGGTAGTTACTGTTGTGTAGTGTTCATCAAGGTTGATGATCATACAGGTAGTTACTGTTGTGTAATGTTCATCAAGGTTGATGATCATACAGGTAGTTACTGTTGTGTAATGTTCATCAAGGTTGATGATCATACAGGCAGTTACTGTTGTGTAATGTTCATCAAGGTTGATGATCATACAGGTAGTTACTGTTGTGTAATGTTCGTCAAGGTTGAAAGTTTCGATGATCATACAGGCAGTTACTGTTGTGTAATGTTCATCAAGGTTGATGATCATACAGGTAGTTACTGTTGTGTAATGTTCATCAAGGTTGATGATCATACAGGCAGTTACTGTTGTGTAATGTTCATCAAGGTTGATGATCATACAGGTAGTTACTGTTGTGTAATGTTCGTCAAGGTTGAAAGTTTCGATGATCATACAGGCAGTTACTGTTGTGTAATGTTCATCAAGGTTGATGATCATACAGGTAGTTACTGTTGTGTAATGTTCGTCAAGGTTGAAAGTTTCGTTGTTCAATGGCTAAAAAATTGCACTGGTGTAATAATTAACAACTGCTTTTTGTTGTATAAGCAAGCAGGAAATTATTTTCcttttgtaatataaatttatctCAAAGTGGTTGAAATGTAGCTTTCATTATAAATGACGTACAATGATCTATTGCAGATTGGCAGGCTTATGCTGAGGAAAGGAATACAAGAAGTCATTGGTAGCTCAAACAGCAATATTACATTTTCTCGTACGGCTGAAGGTCGACCATTTCTACCAGGGTTAGACATAATAGATATCAATGTCTCACATCATGGCGATTGGGTTAGTGGCAGGGACAAAATTTATAGTTAAACGGTAGTACAACTGCATCGTAAAAAACCATGTGCTGTTTGTTGGAAGTAGCTATCAAGTATAGCAGTTCTCCAGGATTGGTGGTAATTACGCCAGCCGGTTTTTTATTCTTTGCTAGTAGCACCTGGACTAAGAAAAACAGGACTAAGTACAATAGACTAAGTACCTGTGAAAAATGCAAGTTTACTGACTGCTTTTTAGGTTGCTGGCCTATTATTCAGTATAATGAAGTTGCTACATCTGATTGTGTAGTAGAGAAATGAAAAAGCAGAGCATGTTTATTAGTGTGTAAACtctaatttggcctaaaatagCATAAGATTATATGCAAAGAATATCACAGTAATTATCACATATATGAAAGTCTTATCTTAATATCTTGTATGTAAAActgtaaacatatttaaacTGACCGGTCTTCATgttgcttttttatttattttgactTATGAATGAGCAGACAATTCAAATCTGAATATTGCAACCTTTTTAAATCGATGTTTGAAGATCATTGTTTCATAGAACAAAGTTTCTTAATGCGAAGAGTATATTTAAAGGTTGTTCTAGCCTTAGAGAGCGGTGCCAGAGTCGGAGTAGATGTTATGTCTATGGATCGTCCCATAAATAAAGATTTACGTGAATATTTCCGGCTAATGCGAAAACAGTTTACAGATAATGAATGGAGACAAATAGACAAATCTGATAACAAACTCCATGCCTTCTACAGGTATGTGTCAGAGCTAACATCGtaagtattaataatattgtcattattaaaggttgacttgcaataaaattcacattacagttatttggtatcaaaagattcaccatgtctcttactctgttgtgttgtaggtgccaaatatgtggaaatgtgattacaagctcttaaaagctcaaaaacgaagagCCGCTGTATATTGGAATCTGttcatttctctgacgtagccatgaaatttggttattgtcgtTTCACGTGatattctcacgtgaattgaaaggccaataaaaagctcaatataaaacttatcgtagcactagtttatgacaaacacttcgggttttaccgaagacctcgtatcgaatatagatgctcgctactttacatttttgtttcggtttggtctaatcggcaagtcgtaatctgaccatgtgacctaatacttcgcaaatactttctgcagcacttttcgattatcacaggtgaccaacaggctcgtcatgattgtcagacaatgatatgtactccttcaagctaaggctaaaaaattaaacgaatttttacggtaagttatatgatatcagtgctaaaagtgacagcattacgatgacgataaaacagacacgtaagaacaatagaaattgtttaattgaatgtgtgaagtatatttgtgaaaatatttcgacaaataaggctgcatgaaagtgtaaacagaaaccatctctcacaactatgtcacatttgagatATTTGGAAAgtaaatccaaactacggcggtctcgagtggctgcgattttctgttcgttttggagcttttaaagatgtggttgcgtcaaatttgaggtGATTTTTAAAGAAAGCATTTctttatcagttgatatgttgtttgttgtgttaggcgatctcattgccaagatattttaaaattaaaatcgaaaaaatctgatcgcggtatAAATGCTCAGGctaaaaaacatgcccagacgtgcccaaaatgatgtcacgcgtgatatatctgtcaatatatctcgtattcacatcggctttttgcgataaaagtctagtcctacacggctctattggcatatattttattttgtatttgctcacgTTGGCTaaagtaaaattttaaaccccgctacagatacattattatgaatgtttcaaaggcctcaaataacgaaaattgaaaatttgtcttactcactttctccaaatgctgtgtaaacatttgagtaccaactaccaattctaccggtctacggtaattatgtcaagcaaactatgtagaataaggtttttgtatcggcacagttccgtcgctacccacactaatgatatacagcctcctaaAAGCCCCGCTCACATTATGCCCGACGCCTATCCGGGGGGGGGGGTTGGGCTGTATaccattgcccacaccgaaaactagtttcttgcaaccgtaagtaaaataagcaaattgTGTCTTTGAAAAGACTATACATAGGCatagttttaaggatgagaaatctgctgcaaactggatttgaactcacattctccagttctgcggacatccataaaccgtatccaattcactacaatttgctgcaaatcatgttttgcattatcttcaacaatattatataatttttacgaGCAAAAGAATTTTCATCtcagcataaagcttttattaaaaatattcatccagTTGTGGCCACTCAtgtagttttagctgatacgaTAAGACagattcatctactgcagcaaactcaaacaaaacatcatgatttatgcagcacacattcaagtctctctttttcACTTATGGCattttccacactgacaaagctgcttcggctggtgggacgacataaacatcctgtaatcagtaaaacaaatgcaataaatatatgtcattcatagatatgtcattctaacgcgtatctactgaaagctttcaaattgggatttagatagattgcgagtgtaattttaaaaatgaataaatgtttaacaaaggcgtAAGTACGTTAAGCCAACGATTCAAAgcttggttctggaagttagagatttgcattgatcaatcgattttcttcactttctacaagtgagaagtgaacatcaagagtcaaatcataaatttaatttactagataaaactgccacagaaaatttgaagcaaatgtagctaggtgaaccgataaaaaattataaaacgatgattagtgatggcaaaaagttataattttattaattggtacatgtattaatgagtactaaaaatattaccttaagtatattcatcaatctaagccattgtattgctagacgCAATGGATTAAAAGGAAGCCGGAAACAActtactgtacatacgtatgtcgcacgcgcaggaaattacattttagcctcaaacagggaaatataatctgaatgtaaactcaacagtatatctataggagactcaaagtaaaagataaatttacctccattctccgatcttcctcagTAGCACTGAAaactgatgcccagaaaactcggagtcaccttcgcagtaactttcaCAGCATCTTTTACAAtgatgttgttcgccaataaaatgtgtcgatcgagtaattcattaaagtaacgatgttaattagtttagtaaatatcgatgtccaggcaatttaataataatagagtaaaatccctaaatttgagatcacagacaacgcgttttacgagtgataacttttattacggcctatataaaagtttcgcgctgatgattggctaaggaagcgacctcatatttattgctcgtggtttcttttcagatgtatcactagtgacgtcacaaaagaagcacccgctggaacgtaagctttttaaaagagggcctcattcaaacgcatatatcccgggacagggttggtctacaaagacaaaaatggcattagcttgtagctgatgttttagccttttatgggtcttaatttcattaaatagacttttttgacgcagccacatctttaagagcttgtaatcacctttccacatattttgcacctacaacacaacagagtaagacatggtgaatcttttcatatcaaataactgtaatgtgaattttgttgcaagtcaacttttaatgctagaaattcccctgtcatacagcctacgaccaaaatgatattggaaaaaagaaagggtactgatggttgagaaatgcaatattagcagtcaaatggcactgaagtgcaataggataactgcaatggtagctgtaatgtactggatgtgggtgttattatgtacaacaaacagcaataatgaaagaaaaagattatatgtttatatcccTCCTCCGCAATAGGAGagatgcaatattagaagtaaaatgcactgatattattagaataaccaatattattaatatgataatacagtaataatagacaACCAATGCACAGTTTGTTCACATTttaaaacatcatagctaacaatatcaagaagttgtgatatttatatagatttttagaaaatctatttaacaaaaccttttagaaaaaataataacagtaacatattgcccaacatcggtcactatatacttagatgttgtaaattcaaatgctgattcttataattaaatcttataaaatcgaataattattcttataatgaaatcttataaaatcgaatattattcttataattaaatattgtaataatctcataagaatcgttaaaacaatatcatcgtcatttcctttactctcactgctttggacatcagttgaaataccaaagtactcataagtgtctaaaatgtcagttacttataaatcggcaaaaaataaatgattgcttttcagtacttctacgttaattatagAAACTTTCGGCAAatggacaatgctatagactggtgaaatgtgtacggttttttttcgtgaaatgcgcacgacttaattgttctattctctgtcgctcggcatttcaattgccggtcttaattttgataaaaataaggcttgtcaagttttaataacgatttcaggctgaattaatctgtctatttatttataatcccatcagatgggtaaggttgaggaaattttctacaaataataaagacttgctAACatatttaaccctttcgcgggcagtgcgacgtttttgtcgctttgcgatacggctgctaatgggcagtgcgacgtttttgtcgtttcggtaacgtatttttttattgccgtttctggttagctaaatgccgttttttgtttacttttttaccaatagcaagctacgatatagtagtttaggttagcctcaaaatttgacttcaaggttgaaaaaaaacgatcgtttttagcagtgatgaataaataaactttcgaaaaaaattagaaaattgttctaaataatttatccacttttatttttcttgcttcggttttagcttttatttaccgaattttttgagagtttgactttagtttaccgtcatggcgacttttagaagaacctcccgagattattctaataaagcaagtactagtaccgaaattactaagagattcagagctgacagtgactttttagatttagtagcaagagatgacagggaatcaggtttgaattgtgattgtaatgactttaaatctggaagtgacagtgataaaaaggctggtagcagtaatgatgaggatgtgagtaggagtgatgccagtgcctggcagaatataaccaacataaacagagataaatctcctacaattcagcagtttatagcagtgataggcccagtatttactctagtagatgctcaaccagtagagtattttgaaaagttttttaagcctgtcaatccaggaagtacatttttgtgggagctctttgttacacaaacaagtacatggtgcaaagactgtgatgtgggcctttgtaaaggagaatgcttttgaaaatatcattcgtaaatagacaattattatgaaaagcatatattttatgttatacatttttatttgtttataatatatatatgcctatagacatatacatgtatacatatgcacctttaaacatagatgtaTGCACATAATAgcacacagaaaagtgtatgaaccttttaaaaaaaattgattttttggaaaattaattcgcccatgggagtctgatttagttttgaaaattcgcccgcgaaagggttaaataggtttatatgtgttttgtatcgttattatacttaaacgactccattgaaaaatggttaaattcgttgatgagatttcggtacaaggatTTGCGACGGCcgctgatgaataattttcgtgagttgtgtgcacatatgcaggtatcataaatctcccaaacaatcgcttcgttcgtgtttggtcatgggaatatggtcaacattaataattatatttttaatttcaaccagtAATTAAAAcagtattaatattaattatatattacacgagcaaagcgattgtttgggatatttatgataaatgcataagTACACACAACTCCCGAAGAATTATGCGTTAAcagccgtcaccaaacccttgtaccgaaatttcTTCAAcacatttaaccatttttctgtagagtcgttcaagtataataatgatacaaaacacatataaaccttattaaatatgttaccaagcctttgaaaggctaccacaatatcctaaaactaacccatctgatcggattgtacataaatagacagattaatttggccaaaaatctaatcaaaattaagaccggtcATCGAAATGCCAATAAGGCTGTgcaacaaatagtagaactattaagtcgtgcccatttcacgagaaaaacgtgcacatttcaccagtctatggcattgtctaattgctggaggtttctgtaattaacgtaaaagtacagaaaagtaatcgtttcttttttgccgatttcaatgtaactgacattttggacacttataacgagtactttggtattccaactgatgtccaaagcagcgAAATtaaagggaatgacgatgatatttttccaACGAATCTTATAAGGTTATTACGATgcttaattataagaataattattcgaatttataaGATATAATTATAAGAAGTCATTCGAATTTAcgagatcaaagtatatagtgaccgatgttgggcaatatgttactgttattatttttgctaaataattttgttaattagattttctaaaaatctagataaaatatcacaacttcttgatattggttgctatgatgttttgaaatgtaaacaattgtgcattggttttctattattactgtattactatattaataatattggttattctaataatatcagtgcatttgacttctaatattgcatttctcctattgcagggggaagatataaacatataatcttttcctttcattattgctgtttgttgtacataataacacacagtatattacagctaccattgcagttatcctattgaacttcagtgccatttgactgctaatattgcatttctcaaccatcagtaccctttcttgtttttccaatatcactttggtcgtgggctgtatgacaatgGAATTTTTAGTTACTTAGATGTTATATTTTGTGTTATTACGTAAaagttataaatttaaaaagtattttaatggTTGCCACAGCTtgcttttattatattatatattcgtagtaatttagtaaatatttgtatttgtaactGAACCATCAAGGTTCTCTCACCAttcttttttatgtttatgtaaAACACTCTTTTGTCATTAAAACATTCTTGTAATGTTATCTGTATGTGTTGCAGGTTCTGGTGTTTAAAAGAAAGTTATGTAAAAGCTATTGGTGTCGGGTTAAAGTACGATTTACAGACTATAGACTTCAACACCTCCGGTTAgcatattataaataatttatgttatcAGCGCATCGTTCGCCATCCTGAATGTAGTAACAGCTCACAGCCGATACGATTTTCATTGAAAGTTATTTCATGTGATGAATTTTAGGGGCAAATTAATagcatatttttaattaattccTGTTTGATTGATTTAAGCTCAAGAGCATCAGTTGCTGAAAGTATTTATTGATGAACTTATTAAAATACACAAATCTATAAGTCTTGCTCACTGCTCAGTGGTCACAACTTCAGCATGTAGCATTGCTATCAtgccattttttgttttagcataaaattaattcaaatggttgttaaccctttggcaggggaaatgaccaaaatgtcaTTTACTGGTTGCGTGTGGAAatgacatttatgtctatttcggtaggcgtttataaagctgtcgcctagttacgttaaacaaaggatatgaacactagtaagttttaaatatcatcaacaagacatcggtcgatgatttacaatatgaaacgattgtctgagaggcgttgctttgtgctaaaagctaaacaaatcacGCCTCTTTGGAAAAGAATCAAAGtcggaaaaaccagtcaacatcggctcgactttcaaaacagtaaaataaaagatttgatcctgcgatcattagtgattttttgtctgatcagaataaaaataattcaaataatagaagtgatgtaaactttttggacttttaatatacttggaatatacagagaaaatgatcgttatggtggctcgcacggctacgttatagcgtttgattctacaaaaaaaaaatgcttccaagcattttatacagggacaattgcacatggttgtattttttagtACTAGATATGagaatgaatgtttatgtacaaaaatttttgttcatagaaataaatttaagatttgagctatgcatgttcataaaatatcgattttattgaatttttgaaaataaattacatgagttCGGTTGTTTTTGAgggggcttatacctggtcaaagggttaatttACTCTACTGAGTCCTGTCTTATTATGTGTGGTTGGCAAACTTTAAGATAAATAGCAAATGACTCTCCATGGTAACCATCAGATGACATACATAGTATGACTTGACAGCTGTAACACTCATCTGTCATAGTATGACTTGACAGCTGTAACACTCATCTGTCATAGTATGACTTGACAGCTGTAACACTCATCTGTCATCTCAACAAATCAAGAAGAAAAATACTCCGTTACTTTTTTTCTCGaagtgttttttatattttccattgactttattttctctatatTGTAAACATTTCTTACGACGTATCGGAACTAACAGCAAGTTTgtttttgatgtcatttttaactattgtatttatttcaaGCAAACGAGTTTCCGGTGTAAAATTCCATTTAATGCTTATCTTAGGTACGTTTCTTTTTCAATGAAAAAACACACCTTTATCTGTTGCTGTTCatctaatgtacatgtatatagtatacatctactgtacatgtatataatatacatctactgtacatgtatatagtatacatctaatgtacatgtatattgtatacatctactgtacatgtatatagtatacatctactgtacatgtatatagcatacatctactgtacatgtatatagtatgcTCTACTGTTCATGTATGTAGTATACATCTActgaacatgtatatagtatacatctactgtacatgtatatggtatacatctactgtacatgtatatagtatacatctactgtacatttatatagtatacatctactgtacatgtatatagtatacatctactgtacatgtatatagtatacatctactgtacatgtatatagtatacatctactgtacatgtatatagtatacatctactggacatgtatatagtatacatctactgtacatgtatatagtatacatctactgtacatgtatatagttacTACTGTTTTGTTAGACGAGTTGTCGAGGCAACGAGTGATAAAGTCCACTAAGATGAAGTTGAAAGACCAAAGTTCGGATGAATTGCTATTTGAAGAAACCTTGCTAGATATGAATCACTGTGTAGCGACATGTATTGCATTCAGTGAACAAGGACTGAAAGAGGGAGTCTGTGATAAACCTTTCACAGAGGTGACCATAGAACACCTGTTGAATCTGGAAACAATAACGGATGAGGTAGATGAAGGCTTGTGGACGAGGTTTAATAGCAAACAGTATTCTGCTCGGTAAAGTATGGTTGGTATATATTCCAGTCACATGCCATGAGCGCGTCACTACAGCTCTGTTATGCTTGTTAGAAACTTACACCATTTATGTAATGAGTCAGTTGTTTTAATGGTGCCACTCGCTATAATCGCAGAAACTTAGCACATTTTTGTATAAAACACTAACCGTTCTATTAACTGTTTATGGAGTTTTTGGTTGAAAGAATATGGAAACAAATGATATTTTTCCAGgatttattatataacataagtTTAAAGGATTAACATAAGCTTAGAGGATTAACATGTTTAGAGAATTAACTGGCATTTGGATTTGCATAGAAAAACTTTCTTGTTGATAATTTACTCTTAATATAGATAAAAATATCGGAGTTATGGTGGAGTTATTTCCTCCTTAAACTTTGTCAACTTGCATGATGTTGCTGGGAAAATGGCTTGACATTCGACCTATTACATTTG
Above is a window of Watersipora subatra chromosome 3, tzWatSuba1.1, whole genome shotgun sequence DNA encoding:
- the LOC137391181 gene encoding L-aminoadipate-semialdehyde dehydrogenase-phosphopantetheinyl transferase-like isoform X1; this encodes MVPSIIASLFFRPVMDCSSTRWLRWALNCQLWKPVATQWNHANKCIQEEERQRIEQFVFQAPAISSLIGRLMLRKGIQEVIGSSNSNITFSRTAEGRPFLPGLDIIDINVSHHGDWVVLALESGARVGVDVMSMDRPINKDLREYFRLMRKQFTDNEWRQIDKSDNKLHAFYRFWCLKESYVKAIGVGLKYDLQTIDFNTSDELSRQRVIKSTKMKLKDQSSDELLFEETLLDMNHCVATCIAFSEQGLKEGVCDKPFTEVTIEHLLNLETITDEVDEGLWTRFNSKQYSAR
- the LOC137391181 gene encoding L-aminoadipate-semialdehyde dehydrogenase-phosphopantetheinyl transferase-like isoform X2; amino-acid sequence: MVPSIIASLFFRPVMDCSSTRWLRWALNCQLWKPVATQWNHANKCIQEEERQRIEQFVFQAPAISSLIGRLMLRKGIQEVIGSSNSNITFSRTAEGRPFLPGLDIIDINVSHHGDWVVLALESGARVGVDVMSMDRPINKDLREYFRLMRKQFTDNEWRQIDKSDNKLHAFYRFWCLKESYVKAIGVGLKYDLQTIDFNTSVNKD